A DNA window from Oscillatoria sp. FACHB-1406 contains the following coding sequences:
- a CDS encoding type II toxin-antitoxin system HicB family antitoxin has protein sequence MTQIKYQVKIIWSNEDNCYVVELPEFSTEIQRYFTHGKTYEEALKNAREVLALLIESYQAEGRILPEPQTLQVA, from the coding sequence ATGACTCAGATTAAATACCAGGTTAAGATTATTTGGTCTAATGAGGATAATTGTTACGTGGTGGAATTACCGGAGTTTTCAACGGAAATTCAGCGCTACTTTACTCACGGTAAAACCTATGAGGAAGCATTGAAGAATGCTCGAGAGGTTCTGGCTTTACTCATTGAAAGTTATCAAGCCGAGGGGCGAATATTACCGGAACCACAAACTCTGCAAGTTGCTTAG
- a CDS encoding anion transporter has translation MYDIGSLEWRCDLLNLLRYLLLAIAYFGLALGRIPGFRLNRATIALVAAAGAIALSILSLKEAWDAIDANTIVFLLSMTIVNAHLGYSGFFHFAIAFLVRHAKSPFGLLVILTFGSGILSAFFLNDTIALICTPLILQLTVSLNLNPIPYLLALAAATNIGSVATLSGNPQNILIGSFSQISYIEFSRALTPIALIGLAIQIILLCLLYPEVRSFKSLPPLSSQNHHIYRPLFYKTLTVTILLLIAFILGYPLGESSLVAAAALLVTRRLKPERVLKQVDWNLLVMFSGLFVLAEATQKLNILQIFTPFFSHSSGIFSTVVLLSNLISNVPAVLLLQPLILPKNTQAWLLLAAGSTLAGNLTLFGSVANLIVVEAAAKKGYTLTFFEHLRLGLPLTAITLAIAYFFILHS, from the coding sequence TTGTACGATATCGGCTCGTTGGAGTGGCGCTGCGATTTGTTAAATCTGCTTCGTTATTTACTGCTCGCGATCGCTTATTTCGGGTTAGCCTTGGGGAGAATTCCCGGTTTTCGCCTCAATCGCGCGACGATTGCGTTAGTTGCTGCGGCGGGCGCGATCGCGCTTTCGATTCTCAGTTTAAAAGAAGCGTGGGACGCGATCGATGCTAACACGATTGTTTTCCTGTTAAGCATGACAATCGTTAACGCGCATTTGGGTTATTCGGGTTTCTTTCATTTTGCGATCGCGTTTCTCGTTCGCCATGCCAAAAGTCCCTTCGGTTTGCTCGTTATTCTCACCTTTGGTAGCGGAATTCTTTCAGCATTTTTCCTCAACGATACCATCGCCCTAATTTGTACCCCCTTAATCCTACAACTAACAGTATCCTTAAACCTCAACCCCATTCCTTACCTCTTAGCCCTCGCCGCCGCCACAAATATTGGTTCTGTTGCCACCCTTAGCGGCAATCCCCAAAATATTCTCATCGGCTCTTTTTCCCAAATCAGCTATATCGAATTCTCGCGCGCTCTTACCCCCATCGCCCTCATCGGACTCGCCATACAAATCATTCTTTTATGCCTTTTATATCCTGAAGTTCGCTCCTTTAAATCCCTTCCACCCTTATCCTCCCAAAATCATCACATTTATCGACCGCTATTCTACAAAACCTTAACCGTTACCATTCTACTCTTAATCGCTTTTATTTTAGGCTATCCCTTGGGTGAATCTTCCCTCGTTGCAGCGGCTGCCCTCTTAGTAACGCGCCGACTTAAACCCGAACGAGTTCTCAAACAAGTCGATTGGAACTTACTCGTTATGTTTTCCGGCTTATTCGTTCTCGCGGAAGCCACCCAAAAATTAAATATACTGCAAATCTTTACCCCTTTCTTCAGTCATTCGAGCGGCATCTTCAGCACCGTCGTTCTACTCTCCAACCTCATCTCCAACGTTCCCGCTGTTCTGCTGCTACAACCGCTAATTTTGCCTAAAAATACCCAAGCTTGGCTGCTGCTAGCTGCCGGTTCCACTCTTGCGGGAAATTTAACCTTATTTGGCTCCGTCGCTAACCTCATTGTCGTAGAAGCTGCGGCAAAAAAAGGATATACATTAACCTTCTTCGAGCATTTACGGTTAGGCTTACCGCTGACAGCAATTACTCTCGCGATCGCGTATTTCTTTATCCTGCACTCCTAA
- a CDS encoding nucleotidyl transferase AbiEii/AbiGii toxin family protein → MVLTEQQLIELKAHEAFIRRASQVNFPFMLKGSYVTRQYFFDPNDRIPADLDWVYLHPLNDANTARDVLNEWVTAVTELESNDGVQYRSFKENEFWRRIDYAMADDFPTANTDLLCWVNGVEIEFSLDVSFNLEIEESPIPLIYEPLEGDAFIVPYTVPLSLQVSWKIHQTLVRPRFKDLFDLMYLVRHPDFDEKALTATLQALVNECHVDKVNKEKLEYFFNYKLAKLFVYKTIDETWEDWRNEKSWYSERAENITNADKIPKELSQFLAEFQAALEGAGLDKTVLAKLPKAARNKRVFFDGLLD, encoded by the coding sequence ATGGTACTAACAGAACAACAACTTATCGAACTGAAAGCTCACGAAGCTTTTATTCGGAGAGCTTCTCAAGTTAATTTCCCTTTTATGCTCAAAGGTAGCTATGTCACTCGTCAGTATTTTTTCGACCCAAACGACAGAATTCCAGCCGACTTAGATTGGGTTTATTTGCATCCGTTGAACGATGCAAATACCGCAAGAGATGTATTAAATGAGTGGGTAACAGCAGTAACAGAACTCGAATCAAACGACGGCGTACAATACAGAAGCTTTAAGGAAAATGAATTTTGGCGCAGAATTGACTATGCGATGGCAGACGATTTTCCTACGGCTAATACAGACTTGCTATGTTGGGTAAACGGAGTAGAGATTGAATTTAGCTTGGATGTATCGTTTAATTTAGAGATTGAAGAATCGCCTATTCCGCTCATTTACGAACCGCTAGAAGGAGATGCGTTTATCGTTCCATATACAGTCCCATTAAGCTTACAAGTCTCTTGGAAAATCCATCAAACTTTAGTCAGACCGCGATTTAAAGACTTGTTCGATCTAATGTATTTAGTTCGACATCCCGATTTTGATGAAAAAGCCTTAACCGCAACCTTGCAAGCGCTGGTTAACGAGTGCCACGTCGATAAGGTGAATAAAGAAAAACTAGAATATTTTTTCAATTACAAACTTGCTAAGTTATTCGTCTATAAGACGATTGATGAAACTTGGGAAGATTGGCGAAATGAAAAAAGTTGGTACTCCGAACGGGCTGAGAATATTACCAATGCCGATAAGATACCAAAAGAGCTATCTCAATTTTTAGCAGAATTCCAAGCAGCTTTAGAAGGGGCGGGTTTAGATAAAACTGTGTTGGCTAAGCTTCCTAAAGCCGCCCGGAATAAGAGAGTCTTCTTTGATGGCTTGTTGGATTAA